A window of the Cicer arietinum cultivar CDC Frontier isolate Library 1 chromosome 6, Cicar.CDCFrontier_v2.0, whole genome shotgun sequence genome harbors these coding sequences:
- the LOC101510615 gene encoding ycf20-like protein, producing MACQMGSLNLQWRLSITENESSKRSFVALANYRIPNCCEPSFGRLTPNVGMKSLPFSQSRFLGRKAGWKVVLALNTNTGGVSGNGEQQSFNDSGSSFGGTRLGRILSAGGRQLLEKLNSARKNFPMKIFLLLLGFYTANALATILGQTGDWDVLVAGVVVAAIEGIGMLIYKKPPTMRTGRLQSFLVMVNYWKAGICLGLFVDAFKLGS from the exons ATGGCTTGTCAAATGGGATCTTTGAATCTGCAGTGGAGACTATCAATTACAGAGAACGAAAGCTCCAAAAGATCATTTGTAGCCCTTGCAAATTATAGAATCCCCAACTGTTGTGAGCCAAGTTTTGGCAGACTAACTCCAAATGTTGGCATGAAGTCTTTACCTTTTTCTCAGAGCCG TTTCCTGGGAAGAAAAGCTGGGTGGAAAGTAGTTTTGGCCTTGAACACAAACACAGGCGGAGTGTCTGGTAATGGTGAGCAACAAAGCTTCAATGATTCCGGTTCCAGCTTTGGCGGCACTCGATTAGGTAGGATACTGAGTGCAGGTGGAAGACAACTTCTAGAAAAGCTGAATTCAGCTAGAAAGAACTTCCCTATGAAAATATTCCTGCTACTTTTGGGTTTCTACACGGCAAATGCACTAGCCACAATCCTTGGTCAAACAGGTGATTGGGATGTTCTGGTTGCTGGTGTTGTAGTGGCTGCAATTGAGGGGATTGGTATGCTAATATATAAAAAACCACCTACTATGAGGACTGGGAGGTTGCAATCTTTTCTAGTGATGGTGAACTACTGGAAAGCAGGCATATGTTTGGGCCTCTTTGTAGATGCTTTCAAGCTAGGAAGCTAA